A DNA window from Oncorhynchus tshawytscha isolate Ot180627B linkage group LG13, Otsh_v2.0, whole genome shotgun sequence contains the following coding sequences:
- the LOC112266000 gene encoding transmembrane protein 222-like, which translates to MADVEIDTMKNYHIAFERINPDTSRYPYCIVWTPIPVLSWLLPFIGHMGICTSSGIIRDFAGPYFVSEDNMAFGRPTKYWMLDVARVYASGSNAWDTAVQDASEEYKNRMHNLCCDNCHSHVAMALNLMRYENKTSWNMINLCLLSLVHGKHVSCAGFLKTWLPFLMLLGIILTVALTINLQ; encoded by the exons ATGGCGGATGTCGAAATCGACACCATGAAGAATTACCACATAGCCTTTGAAAGAATAAACCCCGATACGAGTCGTTACCCCTACTGTATCGTGTGGACACCTATCCCCGTACTATC ATGGCTGCTACCATTCATTGGACACATGGGAATCTGCACCTCTTCTGGTATTATCCGGGACTTTGCTGGGCCCTATTTTGTCTCT GAAGACAACATGGCCTTTGGGAGACCAACAAA ATACTGGATGCTGGATGTAGCCAGGGTGTATGCTAGTGGCTCCAACGCCTGGGACACAGCAGTGCAAGACGCCTCAGAGGAATACAAAAACAGAATG CACAACCTCTGCTGTGACAACTGTCACTCCCATGTGGCCATGGCTCTGAACCTGATGCGCTATGAGAACAAAACCTCGTGGAACATGATCAACCTCTGTCTGCTCTCCCTAGTCCACGGAAAACACGTCAG CTGTGCAGGGTTCCTGAAGACCTGGCTTCCCTTCCTCATGTTGCTGGGTATCATCCTAACTGTGGCTCTGACTATTAACCTGCAGTGA